The sequence GGCGGCGATATCGCCGTGACCTTCTCAGCCGGCAAGCCGCCGGCCGTCGGTTCGCATGTGCTGCTGGCGCTGGGGCGCACCCTCAACACCGACGATCTCGGCCTCGACAGAGCCGGCGTCGCCGTCGACAAACGTGGCGCCATTATTGTCGACGACCAGTTGCGCACCAACGTACCGGGCATCTGGGCGATGGGCGACTGCAACGGCAAGGGCGCCTTCACCCACACCTCCTACAATGACTATGAGATCGTCGCCGCCAATCTGCTCGACAATGATCCGCGCAAAGTCAGCGACCGCATCGAGGCTTACGCGCTCTACATCGATCCACCACTCGGCCGCTGCGGCATGACCGAGGCGGTGGTGAAGAAATCCGGACGCAAGGCTCTGGTCGGCCAGCGGCCGATGACCCGCGTCGGCCGCGCCGTCGAAAAGGGCGAGACGCAAGGCTTCATGAAGATCCTCGTCGATGCCGACACGCGGCAAATCCTTGGCTGTTCCGTGCTCGGTCCCGGCGGCGACGAGGCCGTGCATTGCGTGCTCGACCTGATGTACGCCAAGGCGCCGGTCGACACGCTGGCGCGCGCTACGCACATCCACCCCACAGTGTCGGAGCTGCTGCCCACCATTGCCCAGGAGCTGAAGCCGCTCGTCTGAGGCACCTCAAGCTCCAGACTTTCTGCATTGGTGCATTGCAGCAATGTGCATTGCGCATGGCTTGGCTCGTCGTTCAATCCCCAAATTGAACCGATTCAGTCTGGACGCCCCATGCCTTTGCCGATCCTTGCGCTTGCCATTGCGTCCTTCTGCATCGGCACCACCGAATTCGTCATTATGGGCCTGCTGCCGGAGGTCGCCGCGGACCTTGGCGTGTCGATCCCTTCGGCCGGCCTGCTGGTCACCGGCTATGCGCTGGGCGTCGTCTTCGGCGCGCCGATCGTCGCCATGGCCACTGCGCATCTGCCGCGCAAGCCGGTGCTGGTCGGGCTGACTGCGTCGTTCGTCGTCGGCAACCTGCTCTGCGCCATCGCGCCTGACTATTGGACGCTGATGGCCGCGCGCGTCTTCACCGCCTTCGGCCATGGCGCCTTCTTCGGCATCGGCTCAGTCGTCGCCGCAAGCCTGGTGCCGCGCAACAAGCGGGCCAGCGCCATGGCGCTGATGTTTGCCGGACTGACGCTGTCCAACATTCTGGGCGTTCCCGCCGGAACCGCGCTGGGCGAAGCCTTCGGCTGGCGCGCCACCTTCATCGCCGTTGTCGGCATCGGTCTGATCTCGGTCGCGGCGATCGCCTGGCTGGTGCCGTCTGACGTCGCCGAGCCGAGCGGCGGCGGCCTGCGCGGCGAGTTGCGCGTGCTGGGTAAATTGCAGGTCTGGCTGGCGATGCTGATCGCCTCGCTGGCCTCGGCCAGCCTGTTTGCCGTGTTCACCTACATAAAACCCTATCTGACCGACGTGTCCGGCCTGTCGACCTCTGCAGTCACTTGGGTGCTCCTGCTGTTCGGCGCCGGCATGACGATCGGCAACATCATCGGCGGCCGGCTGGCCGACTGGAAGCTGATGCCGACCGTCATCGGCACGCTGCTGTTGATGGCGGTGCTGTTCGTCGGTTTCATGCAGTTCGGCGCGATTGCCAGCGTCGCCATCGGCATCGTTTTCCTCTGGGGACTGCTGATCTTCGTCGTCGTGCCGCCGCTGCAGATCCGTGTCGTCGAGGCAGCGTCGGAAGGGCCAAACCTTGCCGCCACGCTGAACCAGGGCGCCTTCAATGTCGGCAATGCCAGCGGTGCCTGGATCGGCGGCGTGGCGCTTTCCGCCGGCGTTTCCTACGCCCACCTGCCGCTGGTCGGCGCGGTGCTCGCCTTGCTCGCGGTGACCGTCGCGGTGCTGTCGCAAGCCTTGGACCGGCGCTCGCCTCTCCCGCTTCAGGCGGCAGCCGAGTAGCTGCCTGTCGCCCAAAAGTGCGCAGCGGTTTTGGGACAACGACATGCAGCAAGGCAAGAGACTACCCTTGCGCCCATAACGCGGCGGACTGGACCAATCGACATCGGCACCTTCAAATGGGCATGTCTCGTGGCTCCAGAGCAATCCAGAAAAAGTGTGAAACGGTTTTCCGTCCGGAATTGCGTTAAAACGAAAAGCAGAGCGGTTCGTCGTTCCATGAAACGGTGAACTGCTCTGGTGGGAGGACGTCATGCAGAAATCGATCGAACGCATCGCCGGTGACAGCGAGGGCGTTTCGTACGAATTCCCGGTGTTCCGCCTCACAGGCAGCGAAAAGGCGGCGCCCTCGGCCTATCTGCAGGCCGCCCTCCATGCCGGCGAACTGCCGGGCGTCGTCGCCATCGACGCGCTGATGCCGGCGCTGAACAAGGCCGAGGCCGAAGGCCGCATCAAGGGCAACATCACCATCGTGCCCTGGGCCAATCCGATCGGCCGCGCGCAATATCATTTCGGCGAGCACCAGGGCCGCTTTCACCTGGGCACCCGCACCAATTTCAACCGCGGTTTTCCGCTGCTCGCCGCGCCAGACGCCAAGCTCTTGCCCGATACCGCCTTTGGCGGCGCCGACCAACGGCTGAAGTCACGCCTGGTGCAACTGTCGCTCGGCCACGACATCGTGCTCGACCTGCACTGCGACGATGAGGGCCTCGCCTATCTCTACATCCACACCAGCCTGTGGCCGGCCATGGCCGATTGCGCTGCCGCCATGGGCATTGATGCGGTCGTGCTGTGGAGCGAGGACAGCGACGGCACCTTCGAAGGCGCCTCGATCATGCCCTACCAGAACGTTCCCGCTGAGGTGGCCAAGTTCGACCGGCGTGTCGCCACCACGGTTGAATATCGCGGCATCCTCGATGTCGATGGCGCGCTGGCCGCCGCCGACGCCGAAGGCCTCTACCGGCTGCTGGTGGCGCGCGGCGTGATCGCCGACAGCACGCTCCCTGCACCCGGCCCGTTCAAGGGCGTGGTCGCCCCGCTGGAAAACATCGACATGATGCCGGCTCCCCGCGCCGGCGCTGTCCTCTACGACGTGAAGCCCGGCGACCGGGTCGCCCGCGGCGCGCGCCTCGCTACGGTCGTCCACGCGCCGGGCGAAGCCGATGGCCGTACTGAGGTATTCGCACCGCAGGACGGCATCATCCTGACCCGCCGCTCGCGCCGCATCATCCGCGCCGGCGAGGACCTGCTGAAGCTGGTCGGCGACAGGAAGAGCGCCGACGCAAGGTCGGGTACGCTGGAGGATTGACCTAGCCTGAGATCGCCTGCCGCGCCTTGGCCTCCAGCCATTCGGCCATCTGCCGGTATGGCACCGGGCCGTGGCTGATGCGGGCGACGCCGAGTTCGGCCAGCCGCTGGCGCGGCGGCACATGCGCCAGCGCGATGATGTTGACTGGCAGGTTCGTCGACTTGCAGAGCGTCTCGATCAGGCCCTCGTCACCAAGACCCGGCGCAAAGAAGCCGCTCGCTCCGGCTTCCTCGAAGGCCTGCGCGCGCTCGATGGCTTGATCGAGCAGCACGTCATCATGCGCATCCGGTTTCGCCTTGAGAAAAATGTCGGTGCGGGCGTTGAGGTAGGCCGGTATGCCGGACGCCTTGACGGCGGCGGCAGCGGCTTCGATGCGTTTCACCTGAACAGTGATGTCGTGCAGGCCTGCGCCGCCGACGATCTGGTCTTCGAAATTGAAACCGATGGCACCGGCGCGCAATGCCAACGTCACTGTGCGAGCAACGAATTCCGGATCGACGCCGTAGCCACCCTCGAGGTCCATGGTCACCGGCAGGTCGACCGCCGCGACGATACGCTTGATGTTGTCGAGCGCTAGTTCCAGCGGAATTTTCTCGCCATCGGCATAGCCGAACGCGGCCGCGACCGGCCAGCTTCCGGTGGCGATGGCCTTGGCGCCGGCCTTCTCGACGATCTTGGCCGAACCCGGATCCCAGGCATTGTAGAGAACGATCGGGTTGCCCTTGACGTGAAGGGAGTGGAACGTCCGCGCGCGCTCGGCCTGGTCGGTCATGGGTGTTTCCCGTCTTGGTATCGTTGGAAGTCAGCTTAGCCGGGACCACCGGCTGTGGCGATGTGCCATGAGCCGGGGAAGCGGCGGCCACCGGACAGACTTTTCAAACCTGTTGCGCATCTGGTTTTTCGCCGCTATGGATTTCGCCATGAATATGCGTTCGACCAAGACCATTTGGTGGTGGGCCTGCTGACAGCGGCCTGTTCGAACGCGCGTGCGTGAAAAGAGAGGGTGGCCGCAACGGAAAGTCCGGGCGGCCATTTGTTTTTTCCAAGCCAGTCCGGGTCCGTTGCCCCAACAAGCCAAATGGAGACGGCAATGACGATGAAGGTTCTGGAAAACGGCGCTGAAAGCTTCGTGACCGCGGGTGGCATCACCATCACCCGTGAGCGCCACGACCGGCCCTATGCGGGTGCGATCGACACCTATGTCGATGGCTTGAACGCGCGCCGGGGTGCGGTGTTTTCCTCCAATTACGAATATCCCGGCCGCTACACGCGCTGGGACACCGCCATCATCGACCCGCCGCTGGTCATCTCCGCGCGGGGCCGCGCCATGCGCATCGAGGCGCTGAACGGCCGTGGCGAGGCCCTGTTGCCGGTCATCGGCAAGACGCTGGGCGGCCTCGCAGATGTCACAATCGCCGAGGCATCGAAGAAGCTGATCCGGCTCGACGTCGCCAAACCCGGCCGTGTCTTCACCGAGGAGGAACGCAGCCGCGTGCCTTCGGTCTTCACCGTGCTGCGCGCCATCACGGCCCTGTTCAAGACCGAGGAAGATGCCAATCTCGGCCTCTATGGCGCTTTCGGCTACGACCTCGCCTTTCAGTTCGATCCGGTCGACTACAAGCTAGAGCGCAAGCCGAGCCAGCGCGACCTCGTCCTGTTCCTGCCCGACGAGATCCTGGTCGTCGACCATTATTCAGCCAAGGCCTGGACCGACCGCTACGACTATTCAGGCGAGGGTTTCTCGACCGAAGGCCTGTCGCGCGACGCAATCGCCGAACCGTTCAGAACCGCCGACCGCATCCCGCCGCGCGGTGACCATGAGCCGGGCGAATATGCCAACCTTGTGCGCAAGGCGATGGATAGTTTCAAGCGCGGTGACCTGTTCGAGGTCGTACCCGGCCAGATGTTCTACGAGCGCTGCGAAACGCAGCCATCCGAGATTTCCCGCAAGCTGAAATCGATCAACCCCTCGCCCTACTCGTTCTTCATCAATCTGGGCGAAAACGAATATCTGATCGGTGCCTCGCCGGAGATGTTCGTGCGCGTCAATGGCCGCCGCGTCGAGACCTGCCCGATCTCCGGCACCATCAAGCGCGGCGACGACGCTATTTCGGATAGCGAGCAGATCCTGAAGCTGCTCAACTCCAAGAAGGACGAATCCGAGCTCACAATGTGCTCGGACGTCGACCGCAACGACAAGTCGCGCGTCTGCGAGCCGGGCTCGGTGCGCGTTATCGGCCGTCGCCAGATCGAGATGTATTCGCGCCTGATCCACACCGTCGACCACATCGAAGGCCGGCTGCGCGAAGGCATGGACGCCTTCGACGCCTTCCTGTCGCATGCCTGGGCGGTCACCGTCACCGGCGCGCCAAAACTGTGGGCCATGCGCTTCATCGAGCAGAACGAGAAGAGCCCGCGCGCCTGGTATGGCGGGGCGATCGGCATGGTCAATTTCAACGGCGACATGAACACCGGCCTCACCTTGCGCACCATCCGCATCAAGGACGGCATTGCCGAGGTGCGCGCCGGCGCCACGCTGCTGTTCGACAGCATCCCCGAGGAAGAAGAAGCCGAAACCGAATTGAAGGCATCCGCCATGCTCTCCGCCATCCGCGACGCCAAGATGGGCAATTCCGCCAGCACCGAGCGCACCACCGCGCGTGTCGGCGACGGCGTCAACATCCTGCTCGTCGACCACGAGGACTCCTTCGTCCACACGCTGGCCAACTATTTCCGCCAGACCGGCGCCAATGTCTCGACCGTGCGCACGCCGGTGCCGGAGGAGGTCTTCGAGCGGCTGAAGCCCGACCTCGTCGTGCTGTCGCCCGGTCCCGGCACACCAAAGGATTTCGATTGCGCCGCGACCATCAAAAAGGCCCGCGCCCGCGACCTGCCGATCTTCGGCGTCTGCCTTGGCCTGCAGGCGCTGGCCGAGGCCTATGGCGGGGAACTCAGGCAGTTGCATATTCCCATGCACGGCAAGCCCTCGCGCATCCGCGTCTCGAAGCCCGGCATCATCTTCTCCGGCCTGCCGAAGGAAGTCACTGTCGGCCGCTACCACTCAATCTTTGCCGATCCGGTGCGCCTGCCCGACGATTTCATCGTCACGGCCGAGACGGAGGACGGCGTCATCATGGCCTTCGAGCACCGCAAGGAGCCGATCGCCGCGGTGCAGTTCCATCCGGAATCGATCATGACGCTCGGCCACAATGCCGGCATGCGCATCATCGAAAACATCGTCGCCCACTTGCCGCGCAAGGCCAAGGAAAAGGCAGCCTGACCTCGATGGCCGAAGCCGAGAACACGATGGCGATCGCGGCCAAGGCGGCCGCGAAGCGCAAGGTTGCCAACCTTGCCTTCTGGTCGATCGTGGTCGCCTTTGTCGTGCTCGCGCTGAAAGCCGCCGCCTGGTACATCACCGGCTCGGTCGCGCTCTATTCCGACGCGCTGGAATCGATCGTCAACGTCATTGCCTCGGGCGCCGCCTTCTGGGCGATCCAGGTCAGCTACAAGCCGGCCGACCAGGATCATCCGTTCGGCCATCACAAGGCAGAGTATTTTTCGGCGGTGCTCGAAGGCGTGCTGATCGTGCTCGCCGCGCTTTTGATCCTCAACGAGGTCTGGCGCTCCTGGCAAGCGCCGGCACCCCTTGAAAAGCCGTGGAACGGACTTGCTGTCAACGGCATCGCCACGGTCATCAATGCCTTCTGGGCCTGGACGCTGATCCGCGCCGGCCGGGCCGAAAAATCGCCGGCACTGGTCGCCGATGGCAATCACATCATGACCGACGTGGTGACCTCGGTGGGTGTCTTCGGCGGCCTGGTCGGGGCGATCCTGACCGGCTGGCAGATCTTGGATCCGGCACTCGCCGTCATCGTCGCGCTCAACATCCTGTGGCAGGGCTGGCATGTCATCGGCTCGTCGATGAACGGCCTGATGGACCGCGCGGTCGACACCCAGGAGCATATGCACATCCGCGACGTCATCTCGGCCAATTGCAAGGGCGCGCTGGAAGTGCATGACCTCAAAACCCGCATCGCCGGCCGTGCCACCTTCATCGAGTTCCATCTGGTCGTCGATGCC is a genomic window of Mesorhizobium huakuii containing:
- a CDS encoding MFS transporter encodes the protein MPLPILALAIASFCIGTTEFVIMGLLPEVAADLGVSIPSAGLLVTGYALGVVFGAPIVAMATAHLPRKPVLVGLTASFVVGNLLCAIAPDYWTLMAARVFTAFGHGAFFGIGSVVAASLVPRNKRASAMALMFAGLTLSNILGVPAGTALGEAFGWRATFIAVVGIGLISVAAIAWLVPSDVAEPSGGGLRGELRVLGKLQVWLAMLIASLASASLFAVFTYIKPYLTDVSGLSTSAVTWVLLLFGAGMTIGNIIGGRLADWKLMPTVIGTLLLMAVLFVGFMQFGAIASVAIGIVFLWGLLIFVVVPPLQIRVVEAASEGPNLAATLNQGAFNVGNASGAWIGGVALSAGVSYAHLPLVGAVLALLAVTVAVLSQALDRRSPLPLQAAAE
- a CDS encoding succinylglutamate desuccinylase/aspartoacylase domain-containing protein; translation: MQKSIERIAGDSEGVSYEFPVFRLTGSEKAAPSAYLQAALHAGELPGVVAIDALMPALNKAEAEGRIKGNITIVPWANPIGRAQYHFGEHQGRFHLGTRTNFNRGFPLLAAPDAKLLPDTAFGGADQRLKSRLVQLSLGHDIVLDLHCDDEGLAYLYIHTSLWPAMADCAAAMGIDAVVLWSEDSDGTFEGASIMPYQNVPAEVAKFDRRVATTVEYRGILDVDGALAAADAEGLYRLLVARGVIADSTLPAPGPFKGVVAPLENIDMMPAPRAGAVLYDVKPGDRVARGARLATVVHAPGEADGRTEVFAPQDGIILTRRSRRIIRAGEDLLKLVGDRKSADARSGTLED
- a CDS encoding isocitrate lyase/PEP mutase family protein, whose product is MTDQAERARTFHSLHVKGNPIVLYNAWDPGSAKIVEKAGAKAIATGSWPVAAAFGYADGEKIPLELALDNIKRIVAAVDLPVTMDLEGGYGVDPEFVARTVTLALRAGAIGFNFEDQIVGGAGLHDITVQVKRIEAAAAAVKASGIPAYLNARTDIFLKAKPDAHDDVLLDQAIERAQAFEEAGASGFFAPGLGDEGLIETLCKSTNLPVNIIALAHVPPRQRLAELGVARISHGPVPYRQMAEWLEAKARQAISG
- a CDS encoding anthranilate synthase; the encoded protein is MTMKVLENGAESFVTAGGITITRERHDRPYAGAIDTYVDGLNARRGAVFSSNYEYPGRYTRWDTAIIDPPLVISARGRAMRIEALNGRGEALLPVIGKTLGGLADVTIAEASKKLIRLDVAKPGRVFTEEERSRVPSVFTVLRAITALFKTEEDANLGLYGAFGYDLAFQFDPVDYKLERKPSQRDLVLFLPDEILVVDHYSAKAWTDRYDYSGEGFSTEGLSRDAIAEPFRTADRIPPRGDHEPGEYANLVRKAMDSFKRGDLFEVVPGQMFYERCETQPSEISRKLKSINPSPYSFFINLGENEYLIGASPEMFVRVNGRRVETCPISGTIKRGDDAISDSEQILKLLNSKKDESELTMCSDVDRNDKSRVCEPGSVRVIGRRQIEMYSRLIHTVDHIEGRLREGMDAFDAFLSHAWAVTVTGAPKLWAMRFIEQNEKSPRAWYGGAIGMVNFNGDMNTGLTLRTIRIKDGIAEVRAGATLLFDSIPEEEEAETELKASAMLSAIRDAKMGNSASTERTTARVGDGVNILLVDHEDSFVHTLANYFRQTGANVSTVRTPVPEEVFERLKPDLVVLSPGPGTPKDFDCAATIKKARARDLPIFGVCLGLQALAEAYGGELRQLHIPMHGKPSRIRVSKPGIIFSGLPKEVTVGRYHSIFADPVRLPDDFIVTAETEDGVIMAFEHRKEPIAAVQFHPESIMTLGHNAGMRIIENIVAHLPRKAKEKAA
- a CDS encoding cation diffusion facilitator family transporter, which produces MAEAENTMAIAAKAAAKRKVANLAFWSIVVAFVVLALKAAAWYITGSVALYSDALESIVNVIASGAAFWAIQVSYKPADQDHPFGHHKAEYFSAVLEGVLIVLAALLILNEVWRSWQAPAPLEKPWNGLAVNGIATVINAFWAWTLIRAGRAEKSPALVADGNHIMTDVVTSVGVFGGLVGAILTGWQILDPALAVIVALNILWQGWHVIGSSMNGLMDRAVDTQEHMHIRDVISANCKGALEVHDLKTRIAGRATFIEFHLVVDAEMSVGASHVICDRIEDALRAEIPSVRVTIHVEPDDEAKLPKGTTAVPFA